A genome region from Acipenser ruthenus chromosome 29, fAciRut3.2 maternal haplotype, whole genome shotgun sequence includes the following:
- the LOC117428409 gene encoding nuclear receptor coactivator 5-like isoform X3 gives MAAERRQHKAQSRQSPPRRELYTGYGDEREVQPRSRSPVRGREPRDHRDTREPRDREPRSTHSREHDPRDPHFDRYRADGREKEARVDPRDPALRDEAYERYYRMDEYYRRKEEPFMDRSRDPWNGRREPEAEPVRPDNRRRDELYRQYYEELQRRYDAERAVDCSVIVVNKQQNREYAETVGRQVRDLGMVVDLIFLNTEVSLTQALEDVGRASTPFAIIITQQHQVHRSCTVNILYGTPQEHRNMPIQDAMVLVAHNYDLFKVENRDKEREEIARKAAKMADEVLMREHEREGHPISLQPVITLLSEGRYLTLDEMDRLISYLRDKRERLFRTSSDPHSASRAPASASGVGALEPPPPSSQSMSTASHLPPPQTSNPQNTANHQQELQAKILSLFNSGAPPPGVPPPSTQGYGSSMSSQNPGVSQGVPPPSMSKMPTSASQVPSMMQAMNPRAALRPPVMPPGVPPPYGPPPGRMSGPSGGAGVQRSSTGGSGINFDNPSVQKALDTLIQSGPSINHLVSPGSQQGPRPGQGMGQGMGQAPTMGHYPRHY, from the exons ATGGCAGCGGAGCGAAGACAACATAAAGCTCAGTCCCGCCAGAGCCCCCCACGAAG AGAGCTGTACACCGGCTATGGGGATGAGAGGGAGGTGCAGCCCCGCTCGCGCTCCCCGGTTCGAGGCAGGGAGCCCCGGGACCACAGAGATACACGAGAGCCACGGGATCGTGAGCCTCGCAGCACCCACTCCAGGGAGCATGACCCCCGGGACCCCCACTTCGATCGGTACCGTGCAGATGGCAGGGAAAAGGAGGCCAGGGTGGACCCCCGTGATCCAGCCCTCAG agaTGAAGCTTACGAGCGGTACTATAGAATGGATGAGTATTACCGTAGGAAGGAAGAGCCCTTTATGGATCGCAGCAGGGACCCTTGGAATGGCAGGAGGGAGCCTGAAG CGGAACCTGTGAGGCCGGACAATCGGCGACGTGACGAGCTCTACCGGCAGTACTACGAGGAGCTGCAGAGGCGCTACGACGCGGAGCGAGCCGTCGACTGCTCCGTCATCGTGGTGAACAAGCAGCAGAA TAGGGAGTATGCGGAGACGGTGGGTCGCCAGGTGCGTGACCTGGGCATGGTTGTGGATCTGATCTTCCTCAACACGGAGGTGTCCCTGACTCAGGCGCTGGAGGATGTAGGCAGAGCTAGCACCCCCTTTGCCATCATCATCACTCAGCAGCACCAAGTGCACCGCTCCTGCACAGTCAACATCCTCTATGGGACGCCCCAGG agcACCGCAACATGCCGATACAGGATGCTATGGTGCTGGTGGCGCACAACTACGACCTCTTCAAAGTGGAGAACCGTGACAAAGAGCGGGAGGAGATTGCCAGGAAGGCTGCCAAGATGGCAGATGAGGTGCTAATGCGGGAACATGAGAGAGAAGGTCATCCCATCTCACTCCAGCCTGTCATCACACTGCTCTCTGAGGGCAG GTATCTTACCTTGGATGAGATGGACCGCCTCATCTCCTATCTCAGGGACAAGAGGGAGAGGCTTTTCCGAACGAGCAGCGACCCTCATTCAG CATCTCGTGCTCCGGCCTCAGCCTCTGGAGTGGGAGCCCTTGAGCCGCCCCCTCCGTCCTCTCAAAGCATGTCCACCGCATCCCACCTGCCTCCCCCTCAGACTTCCAACCCCCAGAACACTGCCAACCACCAGCAGGAGCTGCAGGCCAAGATCCTCAGCCTGTTCAACAGCGGGGCTCCCCCTCCTGGGGTCCCCCCACCCTCAACGCAGGGCTACGGCTCATCCATGAGCAGTCAGAACCCTGGGGTCTCCCAGGGTGTCCCCCCACCCTCCATGTCCAAGATGCCCACCTCTGCATCCCAGGTCCCCAGCATGATGCAGGCCATGAACCCCCGGGCAGCCTTGAGACCCCCAGTCATGCCCCCGGGGGTCCCCCCTCCATATGGCCCTCCCCCTGGCCGGATGTCTGGCCCATCGGGCGGTGCAGGGGTGCAGCGGTCAAGCACTGGTGGCTCGGGGATCAATTTTGACAACCCCAGTGTGCAGAAGGCACTGGACACCCTGATTCAGAGCGGCCCTTCCATCAACCACCTTGTCAGTCCAGGAAGCCAGCAGGGTCCCAGGCCTGGGCAGGGCATGGGGCAGGGCATGGGGCAGGCTCCTACCATGGGGCATTACCCTCGCCACTACTAA
- the LOC117431548 gene encoding phospholipid transfer protein-like, producing MAQWRTAVFILVSVIAMATAFTPGCKIRITAKGLELLKQESLKFVEEELENITIPDLSGKEGRFQYTINNVRITELNLTSSDLRFQPDFGLVFEVHNSSISLNFMRRIFYWFFTDAGSINASAEGVNIHTAVRLSKDSLGRLKISNISCDAAVGKMRAEFSGTLRRVYDLLATFITTGMRFLLNQQICPVLNNAGLVLLNSVLDTVPVRTKVDKYVGIDYSLLSDPVVTSENLDMDFRGMFFELQNENDTLVNYAVEPVIREYDRMVYLSLSEYFFDSGMLSYFKAGVLNIRISHDKMPKDLEMLLRTSYFGTIMLLNPSIAEAPMSLELEVTTAPRCVIKPSGTSVSVTAVVSILLLPPGQEPVQLSSMTMECKMSAKVSMKGKKLALHMDLRRFKIFSNQSALESLALIPLQTPLKTLLQLAVMPIINDRTKKGVQIPLPEGMDFTEEVVENHMGFITIGANLHFSKGLREVIERNRAEPKSLTN from the exons ATGGCCCAATGGAGAACTGCCGTCTTCATCCTGGTGTCTGTGATCGCCATGGCGACCGCTTTCACCCCCGGCTGCAAGATCCGAATCACCGCCAAGGGCCTTGAGCTGC tgaaGCAGGAGAGTTTGAAGTTTGTAGAGGAGGAGCTGGAGAACATCACCATTCCAGACCTGTCTGGGAAGGAGGGTCGCTTCCAATACACCATCAACAA TGTGAGGATCACTGAGCTGAACCTGACCTCTTCAGACCTGCGCTTCCAGCCTGATTTCGGTCTGGTCTTCGAGGTGCACAACTCCTCCATCAGCCTCAACTTCATGCGCCGCATCTTCTACTGGTTCTT TACTGACGCGGGTTCGATCAATGCCTCAGCGGAGGGAGTCAACATCCACACGGCTGTCAGGCTGTCCAAGGATTCCCTGGGGCGCCTCAAAATATCCAACATCTCCTGCGACGCAGCCGTCGGCAAAATGCGTGCCGAGTTCAGCGGCACCCTGAG GAGGGTGTATGACCTCCTGGCCACCTTCATCACCACAGGGATGCGCTTCCTCCTCAACCAGCAG ATCTGCCCCGTCCTAAACAATGCTGGTTTGGTGCTGTTGAATTCCGTGCTGGACACAGTGCCTG TTCGGACGAAGGTGGATAAATACGTGGGGATCGATTACTCCCTCCTCAGTGACCCCGTGGTGACCTCTGAGAACCTTGACATGGACTTCAGG GGCATGTTCTTCGAGCTCCAGAACGAGAACGACACGCTAGTGAACTACGCCGTGGAGCCGGTGATCCGGGAGTACGACCGCATGGTGTACCTGTCCCTCTCCGAGTACTTCTTCGACAGCGGCATGCTCTCCTACTTCAAGGCCGGGGTCCTGAACATCCGCATCTCACACGACAAG ATGCCCAAAGACTTGGAGATGTTGCTGAGGACCTCCTACTTTGGAACAATCATGTTGCTG aACCCCTCCATTGCCGAGGCCCCCATGTCCCTGGAGCTGGAGGTCACCACGGCGCCCCGATGCGTCATCAAGCCCTCGGGGACGAGTGTGTCGGTCACGGCCGTGGTCAGCATCCTGCTGCTCCCTCCGGGCCAGGAGCCCGTCCAGCTCTCCAGCATGACCATG GAGTGCAAGATGAGCGCCAAAGTGTCTATGAAGGGCAAGAAGCTGGCGCTCCACATGGACCTGCGCAG ATTTAAGATCTTCTCCAATCAGTCTGCCCTGGAATCATTGGCG tTGATCCCTCTGCAGACCCCACTAAAGACTCTGTTACAGCTGGCTGTCATGCCTATTATTAACG ACCGGACAAAGAAAGGGGTACAGATCCCTCTGCCAGAGGGAATGGACTTTACTGAAGAAGTGGTGGAAAACCACATG GGTTTCATAACCATTGGAGCTAACCTGCACTTCAGCAAAGGTCTGCGGGAGGTGATTGAGAGGAACCGTGCCGAGCCCAAAAGCCTGACGAACTGA
- the LOC117428409 gene encoding nuclear receptor coactivator 5-like isoform X2 — MSRRKSRSGSPSHHTTNSNDPRDLERRIFVGNLPTNLMERKDLQELFMKYGKINALSMFRGYGFVQFERIDEAESAKAGENGRIYKGYKLDINMAAERRQHKAQSRQSPPRRELYTGYGDEREVQPRSRSPVRGREPRDHRDTREPRDREPRSTHSREHDPRDPHFDRYRADGREKEARVDPRDPALRDEAYERYYRMDEYYRRKEEPFMDRSRDPWNGRREPEAEPVRPDNRRRDELYRQYYEELQRRYDAERAVDCSVIVVNKQQKEYAETVGRQVRDLGMVVDLIFLNTEVSLTQALEDVGRASTPFAIIITQQHQVHRSCTVNILYGTPQEHRNMPIQDAMVLVAHNYDLFKVENRDKEREEIARKAAKMADEVLMREHEREGHPISLQPVITLLSEGRYLTLDEMDRLISYLRDKRERLFRTSSDPHSASRAPASASGVGALEPPPPSSQSMSTASHLPPPQTSNPQNTANHQQELQAKILSLFNSGAPPPGVPPPSTQGYGSSMSSQNPGVSQGVPPPSMSKMPTSASQVPSMMQAMNPRAALRPPVMPPGVPPPYGPPPGRMSGPSGGAGVQRSSTGGSGINFDNPSVQKALDTLIQSGPSINHLVSPGSQQGPRPGQGMGQGMGQAPTMGHYPRHY, encoded by the exons ATGTCTCGCAGAAAAAGCCGCAGTGGAAGCCCCTCTCACCACACCACCAACAGCAATGACCCTCGGGACCTGGAGCGCAGGATTTTTGTTGGGAATTTGCCGACAAACCTCATGGAACGCAAGGACCTGCAGGAACTGTTCATGAAGTACGGCAAAATCAATG CGCTTTCCATGTTCCGTGGGTATGGATTTGTGCAGTTTGAGAGAATCGACGAGGCGGAGTCGGCAAAGGCAGGGGAAAATGGTCGCATTTATAAAGGGTATAAATTAG ATATTAATATGGCAGCGGAGCGAAGACAACATAAAGCTCAGTCCCGCCAGAGCCCCCCACGAAG AGAGCTGTACACCGGCTATGGGGATGAGAGGGAGGTGCAGCCCCGCTCGCGCTCCCCGGTTCGAGGCAGGGAGCCCCGGGACCACAGAGATACACGAGAGCCACGGGATCGTGAGCCTCGCAGCACCCACTCCAGGGAGCATGACCCCCGGGACCCCCACTTCGATCGGTACCGTGCAGATGGCAGGGAAAAGGAGGCCAGGGTGGACCCCCGTGATCCAGCCCTCAG agaTGAAGCTTACGAGCGGTACTATAGAATGGATGAGTATTACCGTAGGAAGGAAGAGCCCTTTATGGATCGCAGCAGGGACCCTTGGAATGGCAGGAGGGAGCCTGAAG CGGAACCTGTGAGGCCGGACAATCGGCGACGTGACGAGCTCTACCGGCAGTACTACGAGGAGCTGCAGAGGCGCTACGACGCGGAGCGAGCCGTCGACTGCTCCGTCATCGTGGTGAACAAGCAGCAGAA GGAGTATGCGGAGACGGTGGGTCGCCAGGTGCGTGACCTGGGCATGGTTGTGGATCTGATCTTCCTCAACACGGAGGTGTCCCTGACTCAGGCGCTGGAGGATGTAGGCAGAGCTAGCACCCCCTTTGCCATCATCATCACTCAGCAGCACCAAGTGCACCGCTCCTGCACAGTCAACATCCTCTATGGGACGCCCCAGG agcACCGCAACATGCCGATACAGGATGCTATGGTGCTGGTGGCGCACAACTACGACCTCTTCAAAGTGGAGAACCGTGACAAAGAGCGGGAGGAGATTGCCAGGAAGGCTGCCAAGATGGCAGATGAGGTGCTAATGCGGGAACATGAGAGAGAAGGTCATCCCATCTCACTCCAGCCTGTCATCACACTGCTCTCTGAGGGCAG GTATCTTACCTTGGATGAGATGGACCGCCTCATCTCCTATCTCAGGGACAAGAGGGAGAGGCTTTTCCGAACGAGCAGCGACCCTCATTCAG CATCTCGTGCTCCGGCCTCAGCCTCTGGAGTGGGAGCCCTTGAGCCGCCCCCTCCGTCCTCTCAAAGCATGTCCACCGCATCCCACCTGCCTCCCCCTCAGACTTCCAACCCCCAGAACACTGCCAACCACCAGCAGGAGCTGCAGGCCAAGATCCTCAGCCTGTTCAACAGCGGGGCTCCCCCTCCTGGGGTCCCCCCACCCTCAACGCAGGGCTACGGCTCATCCATGAGCAGTCAGAACCCTGGGGTCTCCCAGGGTGTCCCCCCACCCTCCATGTCCAAGATGCCCACCTCTGCATCCCAGGTCCCCAGCATGATGCAGGCCATGAACCCCCGGGCAGCCTTGAGACCCCCAGTCATGCCCCCGGGGGTCCCCCCTCCATATGGCCCTCCCCCTGGCCGGATGTCTGGCCCATCGGGCGGTGCAGGGGTGCAGCGGTCAAGCACTGGTGGCTCGGGGATCAATTTTGACAACCCCAGTGTGCAGAAGGCACTGGACACCCTGATTCAGAGCGGCCCTTCCATCAACCACCTTGTCAGTCCAGGAAGCCAGCAGGGTCCCAGGCCTGGGCAGGGCATGGGGCAGGGCATGGGGCAGGCTCCTACCATGGGGCATTACCCTCGCCACTACTAA
- the LOC117428423 gene encoding neuralized-like protein 2 produces the protein MAALSGRYMEFHEVHGANVRIDPTGTQATRVESFANGVCFSKQPLLPGELFLVEIEEKELGWCGHLRVGLTGIDPRSLEVVPEYSLPDLVSLGDSWIFAITRNHNRAPPEEGEEEEGVSRRSKDFFTASHLQIGSTRIPMDKLVGRSRPGRFSHILDDLYKTNALPPTARRSRIGVLYVPRAQGTADMHIVINGEDMGPCSRGIPAHQPLYAVVDVFAATKSVRVVQLEYGFASLQTLCRQIIQKHVVHRTAIAWLDLPQLLKHVCMYE, from the exons ATGGCTGCACTCTCCGGTCGTTAcatggagttccacgaggtccaCGGGGCCAACGTGAGGATAGACCCTACGGGAACGCAGGCCACCCGAGTGGAGAGCTTCGCCAACGGGGTCTGCTTCAGCAAACAGCCACTGCTGCCTGGGGAGCTCTTCCTCGTGGAGATCGAGGAGAAGGAGCTTGGCTGGTGTGGCCACCTGAGGGTTGGGCTGACCGGCATTGACCCCCGGAGCCTGGAGGTGGTGCCCGAATACTCCCTCCCGGACCTGGTCAGCCTGGGCGACAGTTGGATATTCGCCATCACCCGCAACCACAACCGGGCCCCTCCggaggaaggggaggaggaagagggggtGTCCCGCAGGTCCAAGGACTTCTTCACCGCCTCCCACCTGCAGATCGGGAGCACGCGCATCCCCATGGACAAGCTGGTTGGGCGCAGCCGGCCCGGGAGGTTCAGCCACATCCTGGACGACTTGTACAAGACCAACGCCTTGCCCCCCACAGCCCGCAGGAGCAGGATCGGGGTGCTGTACGTGCCCAGGGCCCAGGGCACTGCCGACATGCACATCGTGATCAACGGAGAGGACATGGGGCCCTGCTCACGGGGGATCCCCGCGCACCAGCCGCTCTACGCTGTGGTGGACGTCTTCGCAGCCACCAAGAGCGTGAGGGTCGTCCAGCTGGAGTACGGCT TTGCCTCCCTACAGACTCTGTGCCGGCAGATCATTCAGAAGCACGTTGTGCACAGGACAGCCATCGCCTGGCTCGATCTGCCTCAGCTTCTGAAGCACGTCTGCATGTATGAGTGA
- the LOC117428409 gene encoding nuclear receptor coactivator 5-like isoform X1 has protein sequence MSRRKSRSGSPSHHTTNSNDPRDLERRIFVGNLPTNLMERKDLQELFMKYGKINALSMFRGYGFVQFERIDEAESAKAGENGRIYKGYKLDINMAAERRQHKAQSRQSPPRRELYTGYGDEREVQPRSRSPVRGREPRDHRDTREPRDREPRSTHSREHDPRDPHFDRYRADGREKEARVDPRDPALRDEAYERYYRMDEYYRRKEEPFMDRSRDPWNGRREPEAEPVRPDNRRRDELYRQYYEELQRRYDAERAVDCSVIVVNKQQNREYAETVGRQVRDLGMVVDLIFLNTEVSLTQALEDVGRASTPFAIIITQQHQVHRSCTVNILYGTPQEHRNMPIQDAMVLVAHNYDLFKVENRDKEREEIARKAAKMADEVLMREHEREGHPISLQPVITLLSEGRYLTLDEMDRLISYLRDKRERLFRTSSDPHSASRAPASASGVGALEPPPPSSQSMSTASHLPPPQTSNPQNTANHQQELQAKILSLFNSGAPPPGVPPPSTQGYGSSMSSQNPGVSQGVPPPSMSKMPTSASQVPSMMQAMNPRAALRPPVMPPGVPPPYGPPPGRMSGPSGGAGVQRSSTGGSGINFDNPSVQKALDTLIQSGPSINHLVSPGSQQGPRPGQGMGQGMGQAPTMGHYPRHY, from the exons ATGTCTCGCAGAAAAAGCCGCAGTGGAAGCCCCTCTCACCACACCACCAACAGCAATGACCCTCGGGACCTGGAGCGCAGGATTTTTGTTGGGAATTTGCCGACAAACCTCATGGAACGCAAGGACCTGCAGGAACTGTTCATGAAGTACGGCAAAATCAATG CGCTTTCCATGTTCCGTGGGTATGGATTTGTGCAGTTTGAGAGAATCGACGAGGCGGAGTCGGCAAAGGCAGGGGAAAATGGTCGCATTTATAAAGGGTATAAATTAG ATATTAATATGGCAGCGGAGCGAAGACAACATAAAGCTCAGTCCCGCCAGAGCCCCCCACGAAG AGAGCTGTACACCGGCTATGGGGATGAGAGGGAGGTGCAGCCCCGCTCGCGCTCCCCGGTTCGAGGCAGGGAGCCCCGGGACCACAGAGATACACGAGAGCCACGGGATCGTGAGCCTCGCAGCACCCACTCCAGGGAGCATGACCCCCGGGACCCCCACTTCGATCGGTACCGTGCAGATGGCAGGGAAAAGGAGGCCAGGGTGGACCCCCGTGATCCAGCCCTCAG agaTGAAGCTTACGAGCGGTACTATAGAATGGATGAGTATTACCGTAGGAAGGAAGAGCCCTTTATGGATCGCAGCAGGGACCCTTGGAATGGCAGGAGGGAGCCTGAAG CGGAACCTGTGAGGCCGGACAATCGGCGACGTGACGAGCTCTACCGGCAGTACTACGAGGAGCTGCAGAGGCGCTACGACGCGGAGCGAGCCGTCGACTGCTCCGTCATCGTGGTGAACAAGCAGCAGAA TAGGGAGTATGCGGAGACGGTGGGTCGCCAGGTGCGTGACCTGGGCATGGTTGTGGATCTGATCTTCCTCAACACGGAGGTGTCCCTGACTCAGGCGCTGGAGGATGTAGGCAGAGCTAGCACCCCCTTTGCCATCATCATCACTCAGCAGCACCAAGTGCACCGCTCCTGCACAGTCAACATCCTCTATGGGACGCCCCAGG agcACCGCAACATGCCGATACAGGATGCTATGGTGCTGGTGGCGCACAACTACGACCTCTTCAAAGTGGAGAACCGTGACAAAGAGCGGGAGGAGATTGCCAGGAAGGCTGCCAAGATGGCAGATGAGGTGCTAATGCGGGAACATGAGAGAGAAGGTCATCCCATCTCACTCCAGCCTGTCATCACACTGCTCTCTGAGGGCAG GTATCTTACCTTGGATGAGATGGACCGCCTCATCTCCTATCTCAGGGACAAGAGGGAGAGGCTTTTCCGAACGAGCAGCGACCCTCATTCAG CATCTCGTGCTCCGGCCTCAGCCTCTGGAGTGGGAGCCCTTGAGCCGCCCCCTCCGTCCTCTCAAAGCATGTCCACCGCATCCCACCTGCCTCCCCCTCAGACTTCCAACCCCCAGAACACTGCCAACCACCAGCAGGAGCTGCAGGCCAAGATCCTCAGCCTGTTCAACAGCGGGGCTCCCCCTCCTGGGGTCCCCCCACCCTCAACGCAGGGCTACGGCTCATCCATGAGCAGTCAGAACCCTGGGGTCTCCCAGGGTGTCCCCCCACCCTCCATGTCCAAGATGCCCACCTCTGCATCCCAGGTCCCCAGCATGATGCAGGCCATGAACCCCCGGGCAGCCTTGAGACCCCCAGTCATGCCCCCGGGGGTCCCCCCTCCATATGGCCCTCCCCCTGGCCGGATGTCTGGCCCATCGGGCGGTGCAGGGGTGCAGCGGTCAAGCACTGGTGGCTCGGGGATCAATTTTGACAACCCCAGTGTGCAGAAGGCACTGGACACCCTGATTCAGAGCGGCCCTTCCATCAACCACCTTGTCAGTCCAGGAAGCCAGCAGGGTCCCAGGCCTGGGCAGGGCATGGGGCAGGGCATGGGGCAGGCTCCTACCATGGGGCATTACCCTCGCCACTACTAA
- the LOC117399404 gene encoding lysosomal protective protein-like codes for MACVELCLLLLGVLSVQGAPDSDEVKFLPGLDKQPSFRQYSGYLNVAESKHLHYWFVEAQLNPSSSPVVLWLNGGPGCSSLDGFLTEHGPFLIQDDGTTLKYNPYSWNMIANMLYLESPAGVGFSYSDDKNYTTNDTEVSMNNYLALKEFFRLFPEFSKNEFFITGESYAGIYIPTLAERVMEDSSINMQGIAVGNGLSSYEMNDNSLVYFAYYHGLLGTRLWTDLQNFCCSEGKCNFYDSKDQNCCRNLDEVQHIVEGSGLNIYNLYGPCAGGVREKVSYDRDHLVIHDLGNRFIQHSWSRMWREKLKNVNSLHRSVRLDPPCTNSTASTTYLNNQYVKQALHISPKALDWLICSAEVNLQYKRLYMDVRKQYLKLLGALKYRVLVYNGDVDMACNFLGDEWFVESLQQQVQVKRRTWLYNNGENQQVGGFVKEFSNIAFLTVKGAGHMVPTDKPIAAFTMFSRFLKKQPY; via the exons ATGGCTTGCGTGGAGCTGTGTCTTCTCTTGCTAGGGGTGCTGAGTGTCCAGGGAGCCCCAGATTCAGATGAGGTGAAGTTCCTCCCTGGACTGGACAAACAGCCCAGCTTCAGGCAGTACTCGGGCTACCTCAATGTGGCTGAAAGCAAGCACCTTCACTACTG GTTTGTGGAGGCCCAGCTCAACCCCTCCTCCAGCCCTGTGGTGCTCTGGCTGAACGGAGGCCCTGGGTGCAGCTCCTTGGACGGCTTCCTCACCGAGCACGGCCCCTTCCTG ATCCAGGATGATGGCACCACTCTGAAGTACAATCCTTATTCCTGGAACATG ATTGCCAACATGCTATATCTGGAATCCCCAGCAGGGGTCGGGTTTTCGTACTCGGACGACAAGAATTACACAACCAATGACACGGAG GTCTCCATGAATAACTACCTGGCTCTGAAGGAGTTCTTCCGGCTCTTCCCAGAGTTCAGCAAGAACGAGTTCTTCATCACGGGGGAGAGCTACGCGGGAATCTACATCCCGACGCTGGCTGAGCGGGTCATGGAGGACAGCAGCATCAACATGCAG GGAATCGCGGTCGGAAACGGGCTGTCCAGCTACGAAATGAACGACAACTCCTTGGTTTATTTTGCTTACTACCATGGACTCCTTGGAACCAG gcTCTGGACAGATTTGCAGAACTTCTGCTGCTCTGAGGGAAAATGCAACTTCTATGACAGCAAGGACCAGAACTGCTGCAGGAAT CTGGATGAAGTGCAGCACATTGTTGAAGGCTCCGGACTGAATATCTATAACCTGTATGGACCGTGCGCAGGGGGTGTGCGTGAGAAAGTGAG CTATGACAGAGACCACCTGGTTATACACGACCTGGGGAATCGGTTCATCCAGCACTCGTGGAGCCGCATGTGGAGGGAG AAATTGAAGAACGTGAACAGTCTGCACCGATCTGTGAGGCTGGACCCTCCGTGCACGAActccactgcctccaccacctacCTGAACAACCAGTACGTCAAGCAGGCTCTCCACATCAGCCCCAAGGCTCTGGACTGGCTCATCTGCAG TGCGGAAGTGAACCTGCAATACAAACGCCTCTACATGGACGTGAGGAAGCAGTATCTCAAGCTGCTGGGCGCGCTG AAGTACCGTGTGCTGGTGTACAATGGAGACGTGGACATGGCCTGTAATTTCCTGGGTGATGAGTGGTTTGTGGAGTCCCTCCAGCAGCAG GTGCAGGTGAAGCGGCGGACCTGGCTGTACAATAATGGGGagaatcagcaggtgggcggctTCGTCAAGGAGTTCTCCAACATCGCCTTTCTCACTGTCAAG GGAGCGGGTCACATGGTCCCGACAGACAAGCCCATTGCTGCCTTCACAATGTTCAGTCGCTTCCTGAAAAAGCAGCCCTACTAA